A genomic stretch from Sulfurihydrogenibium azorense Az-Fu1 includes:
- a CDS encoding NuoI/complex I 23 kDa subunit family protein, with protein sequence MVKLKYVERPNLSLIEKIFFLDFIKGLKVTLKNLFKKTITTKYPYEKITPPKRFRGTHAHRVKDGNEPPSFSVLEKFMDINTGESRCVACYMCQQACPMPSLFRIEAVQLPNGKKKVVRFDMNLLNCLYCGLCVDACPVDCLIMTDIYETAKYQREKCVIQMDDMSERGRDFDSRRLKEPDRIWIDDQERIKLWGQIKWS encoded by the coding sequence ATGGTAAAGTTAAAGTATGTAGAAAGACCAAATTTAAGTCTTATAGAAAAAATATTTTTCTTAGACTTTATAAAAGGTTTAAAAGTTACCCTTAAAAATCTATTTAAAAAAACCATTACAACAAAATATCCGTATGAAAAGATAACACCACCTAAGAGATTTAGAGGTACCCACGCTCATAGGGTTAAAGATGGAAATGAACCGCCATCTTTTAGTGTTTTAGAAAAGTTTATGGATATAAATACAGGTGAAAGTAGATGTGTTGCCTGTTATATGTGTCAGCAAGCCTGCCCTATGCCTTCTCTATTTAGAATAGAAGCAGTTCAACTTCCTAATGGTAAGAAGAAGGTTGTAAGGTTTGATATGAATTTACTCAACTGTTTATACTGTGGTCTTTGTGTTGATGCATGTCCTGTTGACTGTCTTATAATGACCGATATCTATGAGACAGCCAAATATCAAAGAGAAAAGTGTGTTATCCAGATGGATGATATGAGTGAAAGAGGAAGAGATTTTGATTCAAGAAGGTTGAAAGAGCCTGATAGAATATGGATAGATGACCAAGAAAGAATTAAGTTATGGGGGCAGATAAAATGGAGTTAA
- a CDS encoding NADH-quinone oxidoreductase subunit J: MELSVVAFWVLSTIAVLSAIGVVFFRNIVYSVLSLISALIAISGLFFNLGAELIGALQILIYAVAIVVFYVLVISTVPQYKGEAVDPKYALLSAPFGFILFLELAYVSVYGLWASNTGIFSPDIFNQISNAKAVATLLFTKYLFPFEVASLILLVAMIGAILLGRKDIVEEEKEGGA; the protein is encoded by the coding sequence ATGGAGTTAAGCGTAGTAGCATTTTGGGTTCTATCTACTATAGCGGTTTTATCTGCTATAGGTGTTGTGTTTTTTAGAAACATTGTTTACTCAGTACTATCTTTAATATCGGCTCTAATAGCTATATCGGGACTTTTCTTTAACTTAGGAGCTGAGCTTATAGGAGCTCTTCAAATACTGATTTACGCTGTTGCTATCGTTGTATTTTACGTTTTGGTTATATCAACAGTTCCTCAGTATAAAGGTGAAGCGGTAGACCCTAAATATGCATTACTATCAGCTCCATTTGGCTTTATCCTCTTCTTAGAACTTGCTTATGTATCAGTTTACGGTTTATGGGCATCTAATACAGGTATATTCTCACCTGATATATTCAACCAGATATCCAATGCTAAAGCAGTTGCAACACTGCTTTTCACAAAGTACCTATTTCCATTTGAAGTAGCTTCTTTAATACTTCTTGTAGCTATGATAGGAGCAATTTTATTAGGTAGAAAAGATATTGTAGAAGAAGAAAAAGAAGGAGGAGCATAA
- the nuoK gene encoding NADH-quinone oxidoreductase subunit NuoK: MVPYEYYVALSGLLMVLGFIGVIVRKNIIAMLISTELMLNAVNVAFVAFDMKLHDVVGQVFVFFILTIAAAEAAIGLGLIMAIYRMKKDVDVEKLTELKG; encoded by the coding sequence ATGGTTCCTTACGAGTACTACGTAGCTTTAAGTGGTCTTTTAATGGTTTTAGGTTTTATCGGTGTTATAGTTAGAAAAAACATAATAGCTATGCTTATATCTACGGAGTTGATGTTAAATGCTGTAAATGTAGCGTTTGTAGCCTTTGATATGAAACTCCACGATGTTGTTGGGCAAGTTTTTGTGTTCTTTATTCTTACTATTGCAGCTGCAGAGGCTGCTATAGGACTTGGTCTTATAATGGCTATATACAGAATGAAAAAAGATGTAGATGTAGAAAAATTAACAGAACTAAAGGGGTAA